The window GCTCAGCCGGCAACCTGATATTGCCGCACCGGATGGCGGACCATCGCATCGATATCGATGCCGTCAAGGATCCAGTGCAATTGCTCCGTCGTCAGCGTGACGATCGCCTCCTGGCGGCGCGGCCATCGGAACCTGTCTTCGGTCAGCCGCTTCAGGACCAGTACAAAGCCGGACCGATCGAAGAACAGAAGCTTCATCCGGTCGCAACGGCGATTGCAGAACGCAAAAACCGCCGGAGTGAATGGATCGAGCGCCATCGTCTCCTGGACCAGGACCGCAAGGCTGTTGATGCCAGCCCGGAAGTCGATCGGCTCACGGTGCAGATAGACCTGCAGGTCATCGCCCAGTCTAAACATCGCCCAGCGCTCCGATGATCGCCGTCAATGCATCCACATCGCCGCATTCCAGCGCGAGCTTCACGCCATTCGGCAGCGACACGCTCACTTTGGCCGGAGAACAAAAAGCTGGAGTCCCTTTGGGTTCCGAACCACGCACTTCATCGTAAGCCGGCAAATCAACCGTCGCCACGCTGTCTTTTCGCGACAGGTCCCGCTCGGACTTCCCCTCAAGCTGAACCGGGATGAACGCCGGGCGTGAGGACGGCGGCAGCGACCTGGTCGCGCTGTGCTTCTTGATCCACTTCCGAAGGAGGTTCGCGTTGACCCCATGTTCGAGTGCAAGCCTCGATACCGAAACCCCAGGCTCAAGGCAGGCCGCGACAAGACGCTCTTTCGATGCCGCCTCGTAGCGCCGGCGACCGTTCCGGCCGACAAGCCTGACCCGCAGTTTCTGATCATCGTCGCTCATCACAAGGTGTCCACCTATTTTGGTGGACACCTCATGCATCAGGACTCTCAAAAGCAAAAGGTGCGGAGAAATTCGCGCTTACTCATGAAGCGACGACGACGCCGGGTTGTTCAGATTATCCCCCTTGAAGAACGTCTCACCCAGCAAGCCAGAGAGCTGCGCCAACGAGCTAGAGCAGATTCTGATCAGACACGGTCATAACCGGCTGCGGCGAAGAAGTTCAGGCACTCTTGGGCGGTGAAGGCGGTCAGGGCGGTGGCAATAGCGTTGTCCAAAGCCTCGATTGATCTGGCGGCGGCCTTTCGAAGTGCGGCTTTGAGCTTGGCGAAGGCCATTTCGATCGGATTGAGGTCGGGCGAATAAGGCGGCAAATAGAGGAGCTGGGCGCCCACGGCATCGATTGCGATGCCGACCTCGGCGCGCTTGTGTGCTGCGAGATTGTCCATCACCACGATGTCGCCGGGCCTGAGTGTCGGCACGAGGACTTGCGTCACGTAAGCCTCGAACGCCAGACCATCCATGGGACCGTCAAGGACCATCGGCGCAGTCATGCCGGTCGCTCTGAGCGCGCCGACGAAGGTCGTCGTCTTCCAATGACCATGCGGGAGCGCTGCGACACAGCGCTGGCCGTACGGCGAGCGGCCATAGCGCCGCGCCATCTTGGTCGAGGCTCCCGTCTCGTCGATAAACACCAACCGATGGATGCCGATCTCAGGCT of the Bradyrhizobium quebecense genome contains:
- the tnpB gene encoding IS66 family insertion sequence element accessory protein TnpB (TnpB, as the term is used for proteins encoded by IS66 family insertion elements, is considered an accessory protein, since TnpC, encoded by a neighboring gene, is a DDE family transposase.), translated to MFRLGDDLQVYLHREPIDFRAGINSLAVLVQETMALDPFTPAVFAFCNRRCDRMKLLFFDRSGFVLVLKRLTEDRFRWPRRQEAIVTLTTEQLHWILDGIDIDAMVRHPVRQYQVAG
- the tnpA gene encoding IS66-like element accessory protein TnpA; the protein is MSDDDQKLRVRLVGRNGRRRYEAASKERLVAACLEPGVSVSRLALEHGVNANLLRKWIKKHSATRSLPPSSRPAFIPVQLEGKSERDLSRKDSVATVDLPAYDEVRGSEPKGTPAFCSPAKVSVSLPNGVKLALECGDVDALTAIIGALGDV
- a CDS encoding IS630 family transposase (programmed frameshift) is translated as MAKPLSPDLRLRIIRAVEEEGMSCRGAAGRFGVAPSTAIELVNEWRSTGACEAGAQGGDRRSARIEGHAAEILSLVKATPDMTLAEIADHLLKVHGERFVPSVVWRFFDRRNITRSKKTSHASEQDRPDVAAERAAWKASQPEIGIHRLVFIDETGASTKMARRYGRSPYGQRCVAALPHGHWKTTTFVGALRATGMTAPMVLDGPMDGLAFEAYVTQVLVPTLRPGDIVVMDNLAAHKRAEVGIAIDAVGAQLLYLPPYSPDLNPIEMAFAKLKAALRKAAARSIEALDNAIATALTAFTAQECLNFFAAAGYDRV